The Actinomycetota bacterium DNA segment CGACCACCAACCGGGCCCAGGTGGCGGCCGCGGCCGACCGGCGGACCGGCCGGGTGGTGGCCGCGGCGGCCATCGACAACCTGGTCAAGGGCGCCGCCGGCCAGGCCGTCCAGTGCGCCAACCTCGCCCTCGGCCTGCCTGAGACGGCCGGCCTCGACCTCGTCCCGCCGGGACCGTGAGCACTTCCGTGCAGGTCGACCGGCGGCTCGGGGTGACCGCGGCCGCCGGGTTCGGGGCGGCCGGGGTGACCTGCGGGCTCAAGGCGTCGGGGGCGCCCGACCTGGCCCTGGTCGTGGGCGACCCGGGGACGGTGGCCGCCGGGGTGTTCACCACCAACCAGGTGGTGGCGGCGCCGGTCACCTGGTCGCGCGACCGGCTGGCGGCCTCGGGCGACGCCCGGGTGGTCGTGCTCAACTCGGGCAACGCCAACGCCTGCACCGGACCGGCCGGGGACGCGGCCGTCCTGGCCACCGTGGAGCGGGCCGCGGCCGAGTTGGGCTGCCGGGCCGAGCAGGTCCTGGTCTGCTCCACCGGGGTCATCGGGGTGCCGCTGCAGGTGGCCCGGGTCGCCGACGGGGTCGCCAAGGCCGCGGCCGCCCTCGACCGTTCGGGCGGGCTGGCCGCGGCCGAGGCCATCCTCACCACCGACACCGTGACCAAGCAGGCCGGGGGGCGGGTCGCCGGAGGGGTCACGGTGGGCGGCATGGCCAAGGGGGCGGCCATGCTGGCCCCGGAGCTCGGGCCCGCGCTGGCCCACGCGACCATGCTGGCCGTCCTGACCACCGACGCGGTCGCCGCCGTGGAGGTGCTGCGGGAGGCGCTGGAGGCGGGCGTCGCGACCACCTTCAACCGGATCACGGTGGACGGGGCCCAGTCGACCAACGACACGGTGCTGCTGCTGGCCTCGGGGGCGTCGGGGGTCCGGGCCGACCCGGGGGAGCTGGCCGAGGCCGTGCGGGC contains these protein-coding regions:
- the argJ gene encoding bifunctional glutamate N-acetyltransferase/amino-acid acetyltransferase ArgJ, which encodes MSTSVQVDRRLGVTAAAGFGAAGVTCGLKASGAPDLALVVGDPGTVAAGVFTTNQVVAAPVTWSRDRLAASGDARVVVLNSGNANACTGPAGDAAVLATVERAAAELGCRAEQVLVCSTGVIGVPLQVARVADGVAKAAAALDRSGGLAAAEAILTTDTVTKQAGGRVAGGVTVGGMAKGAAMLAPELGPALAHATMLAVLTTDAVAAVEVLREALEAGVATTFNRITVDGAQSTNDTVLLLASGASGVRADPGELAEAVRAVCRDLAGQLLADAEGGTKVVSVQVGGAGGEEQALAVARRVADSPLVKTAVYGGDPNWGRVLQAAGTAGVGFDPGLVRLEVAGGPGAAGIEPAAGPRERVLLVSQGRPTGADAGAAMAATEIELRLHLGGSGPWAEVRTSDLTPEYVRLNSEYTT